One genomic window of Nocardioides daphniae includes the following:
- a CDS encoding MOSC domain-containing protein yields MPHVVAVSRDGTHRFSKVPTEAITLIEGIGVLGDAHAGTLVQHRYSARRDPNQPNLRQVHLIQSELFDQAREQGYELGPGDLGENVLTAGIDLLTLPEGTLLDLGGPVVRLTGLRNPCVLINRFRPGLLKVVLARADGTPMGRAVPDEPRPDAPAVIRRAGVMSVVERGGEVVPGAPVTVTLPDGPHVAMEPV; encoded by the coding sequence ATGCCGCACGTCGTCGCCGTCAGCCGTGACGGGACCCACCGCTTCAGCAAGGTCCCGACCGAGGCGATCACCCTCATCGAGGGCATCGGCGTGCTGGGCGACGCCCACGCCGGCACGCTGGTCCAGCACCGCTACTCGGCCCGCCGCGACCCCAACCAACCCAACCTGCGCCAGGTCCACCTGATCCAGTCCGAGCTCTTCGACCAGGCGCGCGAGCAGGGCTACGAGCTCGGTCCGGGCGACCTCGGGGAGAACGTGCTGACCGCAGGCATCGACCTGCTGACGCTGCCCGAGGGCACGCTGCTCGACCTGGGTGGTCCGGTGGTCCGGCTCACCGGGCTGCGCAACCCGTGCGTGCTCATCAACCGCTTCCGGCCCGGCCTGCTCAAGGTGGTGCTGGCCAGGGCGGACGGGACGCCGATGGGGCGCGCCGTGCCGGACGAGCCGCGGCCCGACGCGCCTGCGGTGATTCGCCGGGCAGGCGTGATGTCGGTGGTGGAGCGGGGCGGTGAGGTGGTGCCCGGAGCCCCGGTCACGGTCACGCTGCCGGACGGCCCCCACGTGGCGATGGAGCCCGTCTGA
- the gdhA gene encoding NADP-specific glutamate dehydrogenase — translation MKSLHPALTPVYDDVLRRNQGELEFHQAVYEVLESLSPVVTKRPEFVEASIIERICEPERQIIFRVPWTDDQNRVHINRGFRVEFNSALGPYKGGLRFHPSVYLGIVKFLGFEQIFKNALTGMPIGGGKGGSDFDPKGRSDAEIMRFCQSFMTELYRHLGEYTDVPAGDIGVGGREIGYLFGQYKRITNRYESGVLTGKGFSWGGSQARTEATGYGTVFFAREMLKAKGETFEGKRVLVSGSGNVAIYATEKVHQLGGTVVAMSDSSGYIVDEQGIDLDLMREVKEVQRGRVADYAAARGAHVKFVADGSIWDVPADVALPCATQNELDEVAAKTLIGNGVKLVAEGANMPCTPTAVAAFQGAGVLFAPGKAANAGGVATSALEMQQNASRDKWSFEHTEARLDKIMTGIHELTLTTADEYGLGADYVAGANIAGFTQVADAMLAMGVI, via the coding sequence ATGAAGTCCTTGCATCCCGCTCTGACCCCTGTGTACGACGACGTCCTGCGTCGCAACCAGGGTGAGCTCGAGTTCCACCAGGCCGTCTACGAGGTGCTCGAGAGCCTGAGCCCCGTCGTCACCAAGCGCCCCGAGTTCGTCGAGGCCTCGATCATCGAGCGCATCTGCGAGCCCGAGCGCCAGATCATCTTCCGCGTGCCGTGGACCGACGACCAGAACCGCGTGCACATCAACCGCGGCTTCCGCGTCGAGTTCAACTCCGCGCTCGGCCCCTACAAGGGTGGCCTCCGCTTCCACCCGAGCGTCTACCTCGGCATCGTGAAGTTCCTCGGCTTCGAGCAGATCTTCAAGAACGCCCTCACCGGCATGCCCATCGGCGGCGGCAAGGGCGGCTCCGACTTCGACCCGAAGGGTCGCTCGGACGCCGAGATCATGCGCTTCTGCCAGTCGTTCATGACCGAGCTCTACCGCCACCTGGGCGAGTACACCGACGTCCCTGCCGGTGACATCGGCGTCGGCGGCCGCGAGATCGGCTACCTCTTCGGCCAGTACAAGCGCATCACCAACCGCTACGAGTCCGGCGTCCTCACCGGCAAGGGCTTCAGCTGGGGCGGTTCGCAGGCGCGGACCGAGGCCACCGGCTACGGCACCGTCTTCTTCGCCCGCGAGATGCTCAAGGCGAAGGGCGAGACCTTCGAGGGCAAGAGGGTCCTGGTCTCCGGCTCCGGCAACGTCGCCATCTACGCCACCGAGAAGGTCCACCAGCTCGGCGGCACCGTCGTCGCGATGTCCGACTCGTCGGGCTACATCGTCGACGAGCAGGGCATCGACCTCGACCTCATGCGTGAGGTCAAGGAGGTCCAGCGTGGTCGCGTCGCCGACTACGCCGCCGCCCGTGGTGCGCACGTGAAGTTCGTCGCCGACGGCTCCATCTGGGACGTCCCCGCCGACGTCGCGCTGCCCTGCGCGACCCAGAACGAGCTCGACGAGGTCGCGGCCAAGACCCTGATCGGCAACGGCGTGAAGCTGGTCGCCGAGGGCGCCAACATGCCCTGCACCCCGACCGCGGTCGCGGCGTTCCAGGGCGCTGGTGTCCTCTTCGCCCCGGGCAAGGCCGCCAACGCCGGAGGTGTGGCCACCTCGGCCCTGGAGATGCAGCAGAACGCCTCGCGCGACAAGTGGAGCTTCGAGCACACCGAGGCGCGCCTCGACAAGATCATGACGGGCATCCACGAGCTCACGCTCACCACCGCCGACGAGTACGGCCTGGGTGCCGACTACGTCGCGGGCGCCAACATCGCCGGCTTCACGCAGGTCGCCGACGCCATGCTCGCCATGGGCGTGATCTGA
- a CDS encoding WhiB family transcriptional regulator, which yields MDWRHRSACLDEDPELFFPIGNTGPAILQIEEAKQVCRRCDVRELCLQWALEAGQDHGVWGGLSEDERRALKRRNARARVRTA from the coding sequence ATGGATTGGCGCCACCGTTCAGCGTGCCTCGACGAAGACCCCGAACTCTTCTTCCCGATCGGCAACACGGGTCCTGCGATCCTGCAGATCGAAGAGGCCAAGCAGGTCTGCCGCCGCTGCGACGTGCGCGAGCTCTGCCTGCAGTGGGCCCTCGAGGCCGGCCAGGACCACGGCGTGTGGGGTGGCCTCAGCGAGGACGAGCGCCGCGCGCTCAAGCGCCGCAACGCCCGCGCCCGGGTCCGCACCGCCTGA
- a CDS encoding NAD(P)-dependent malic enzyme: MSQAPEIVSHPFHGDPVFDLHVGGKLETVSRVALKGADELSLAYTPGVARVCEAIAADPAMTQEYTWVPNVVAVITDGTAVLGLGDIGPAAAMPVMEGKAVLFKQFGGVDSVPICLDTTDTEEIIETVARLAPSFGGINLEDISAPRCFEIEERLKERLDIPVFHDDQHGTAVVALAALKNALKLTGRTPESTRVVVSGAGAAGVAVARILLGAGIRDIAVLDRRGVLNSERSDLTDVKAALARDTADNFGRKGTLADAMDGADVYIGVSGGSVPEEIVASMAPDAVIFGLANPTPEVHPDLAHKYARVVATGRSDFPNQINNVLCFPGIFRGAFDVHATKITEGMKLAAADALADLVGDALAEDMIIPSPFDPRVGPAVSQAVADAARRDGVARR; this comes from the coding sequence ATGTCACAGGCGCCCGAAATCGTTTCCCACCCCTTCCACGGTGACCCGGTCTTCGACCTTCACGTAGGTGGCAAGCTGGAGACGGTGTCGCGCGTGGCGCTCAAGGGAGCCGACGAGCTCTCCCTGGCCTACACCCCCGGTGTGGCTCGTGTGTGCGAGGCGATCGCCGCCGACCCCGCCATGACGCAGGAGTACACCTGGGTCCCCAACGTGGTCGCGGTCATCACCGACGGCACCGCCGTGCTCGGGCTCGGCGACATCGGCCCGGCCGCCGCGATGCCGGTGATGGAGGGCAAGGCCGTCCTCTTCAAGCAGTTCGGTGGGGTCGACTCCGTCCCGATCTGCCTGGACACCACCGACACCGAGGAGATCATCGAGACCGTGGCGCGCCTGGCGCCCAGCTTCGGTGGCATCAACCTGGAGGACATCTCCGCCCCCCGCTGCTTCGAGATCGAGGAGCGGCTCAAGGAGCGCCTCGACATCCCGGTCTTCCACGACGACCAGCACGGCACTGCCGTCGTCGCCCTGGCTGCCCTGAAGAACGCGCTCAAGCTGACCGGCCGTACGCCCGAGTCGACGCGCGTCGTCGTCTCCGGCGCCGGTGCGGCCGGTGTCGCCGTGGCCCGCATCCTGCTGGGCGCCGGGATCCGCGACATCGCCGTGCTCGACCGCCGGGGCGTGCTCAACTCCGAGCGCAGCGACCTCACCGACGTGAAGGCCGCCCTGGCCCGCGACACGGCCGACAACTTCGGCCGCAAGGGCACGCTGGCCGACGCGATGGACGGCGCCGACGTCTACATCGGCGTCTCCGGCGGCTCGGTGCCCGAGGAGATCGTGGCCTCGATGGCCCCCGACGCGGTCATCTTCGGCCTGGCCAACCCGACGCCCGAGGTGCACCCCGACCTCGCCCACAAGTACGCCCGCGTCGTGGCCACGGGGCGCTCCGACTTCCCGAACCAGATCAACAACGTGCTCTGCTTCCCCGGCATCTTCCGCGGTGCCTTCGACGTGCACGCCACCAAGATCACCGAGGGCATGAAGCTCGCGGCCGCCGACGCGCTCGCCGACCTCGTCGGTGACGCGCTCGCCGAGGACATGATCATCCCGTCGCCCTTCGACCCGCGGGTCGGACCCGCCGTCTCGCAGGCCGTCGCGGACGCGGCACGACGTGACGGGGTCGCCCGCAGGTAA
- a CDS encoding S24 family peptidase: MVRRFLTGASRVGLARVRGDSMRPSLRAGDWLLVHHGAAVRPGAVVVARFADGTLVVKRAAEARRTRVDAPGWWLLSDDPGVGVDSRHRGTVPADDVLGVAIARLWPCPRRLPARVPAARGNV; the protein is encoded by the coding sequence ATGGTCCGACGCTTCCTCACGGGTGCCTCACGCGTGGGGCTCGCACGCGTACGCGGCGACTCGATGCGCCCCAGCCTGCGGGCCGGTGACTGGCTGCTGGTCCACCACGGCGCGGCGGTGCGACCGGGTGCCGTGGTGGTGGCCCGCTTCGCCGACGGGACCCTGGTGGTGAAGCGCGCCGCGGAGGCCCGCCGGACCAGGGTCGACGCTCCCGGGTGGTGGCTGCTGAGCGACGACCCGGGGGTCGGCGTCGACTCGCGCCACCGCGGCACCGTGCCGGCGGACGACGTGCTCGGCGTGGCGATCGCACGCCTCTGGCCCTGTCCCCGGCGCCTGCCTGCACGCGTTCCTGCAGCCCGCGGCAACGTGTAA
- a CDS encoding RNA polymerase sigma factor SigF — MTPIAQGTAPGEEAETHFEALRRRSHELFDVLVAAEPDSVEARVTRDELVQLHLPLVEHCARRFRNRGEPLEDLVQVGTIGLIKSVDRFDVERGVEFTTYATPTIIGEIKRHFRDKGWAIRVPRRLQELRMQISTATGELSQKLGRSPTPREIAEELGVTLEEVVEGLASSNAYSTLSLDAGDDDDDRAPSLADSLGTEDDNLAHVEIRESLKPLLDQLEPREKKILMLRFFKNMTQSQIAAEVGISQMHVSRLLSRTLEQLRRSLETD; from the coding sequence ATGACTCCCATTGCCCAGGGCACAGCCCCAGGGGAGGAAGCCGAGACCCACTTCGAGGCGCTCCGACGGCGTAGCCACGAGCTCTTCGACGTCCTCGTCGCGGCCGAGCCCGACTCCGTCGAGGCCCGGGTCACCCGCGACGAGCTGGTCCAGCTCCACCTCCCCCTCGTCGAGCACTGCGCCCGACGCTTCCGCAACCGCGGCGAGCCGCTCGAGGACCTGGTCCAGGTCGGCACCATCGGCCTGATCAAGTCCGTCGACCGCTTCGACGTCGAGCGCGGCGTCGAGTTCACGACGTACGCGACGCCGACCATCATCGGCGAGATCAAGCGCCACTTCCGCGACAAGGGATGGGCCATCCGGGTGCCCCGGCGCCTGCAGGAGCTGCGCATGCAGATCTCCACGGCGACCGGTGAGCTCTCGCAGAAGCTCGGCCGCTCCCCCACGCCGCGCGAGATCGCCGAGGAGCTCGGCGTCACCCTCGAGGAGGTCGTCGAGGGTCTCGCGTCCTCCAACGCCTACTCGACGCTGTCGCTCGACGCCGGCGACGACGACGACGACCGCGCCCCGTCGCTGGCCGACTCGTTGGGCACCGAGGACGACAACCTCGCCCACGTCGAGATCCGTGAATCGCTCAAGCCGCTCCTGGACCAGCTCGAGCCGCGTGAGAAGAAGATCCTGATGCTGCGCTTCTTCAAGAACATGACCCAGTCGCAGATCGCGGCCGAGGTCGGCATCTCCCAGATGCACGTGTCGCGACTGCTCAGCCGCACCCTGGAGCAGCTGCGGCGCTCGCTGGAGACCGACTGA
- a CDS encoding anti-sigma factor, which translates to MTTLDDRSPAATTTAQVRMSVPADSAFVYVLRSTAASMAARLDFTLDDIEDLRIAVGEAAALLVASATPGADLECTFAVTPGEVNVTLSTPSDVPLAVVTDSFAWQVLTTLTTSCTSTHDAGFAVVNLQVNSILPPEPQGTVA; encoded by the coding sequence GTGACGACCTTGGACGACCGCTCCCCCGCCGCCACGACGACAGCCCAGGTGCGCATGAGCGTCCCCGCCGACAGCGCCTTCGTGTACGTCCTGCGCAGCACCGCAGCGAGCATGGCCGCCCGTCTCGACTTCACCCTCGACGACATCGAGGACCTGCGCATCGCGGTGGGCGAGGCAGCCGCGCTGCTGGTCGCCTCGGCCACCCCCGGCGCCGACCTGGAGTGCACGTTCGCGGTGACCCCCGGCGAGGTCAACGTGACCCTGTCCACCCCCAGCGACGTCCCGCTGGCGGTCGTGACGGACTCCTTTGCCTGGCAGGTGCTCACCACCCTGACCACCTCGTGCACCAGCACGCACGACGCCGGTTTCGCGGTCGTCAACCTGCAGGTCAACTCCATCCTCCCCCCGGAGCCGCAGGGGACCGTGGCCTGA
- a CDS encoding zinc-binding dehydrogenase produces MFAVYASSFAPRDAADPLAGLVVGERPDPVAPEGWTTVTVKAASLNHHDLWSLQGVGLREEALPMILGCDAAGLDEEGNEVVVHAVVSSPDWTGDETLDPRRSLLSERHQGTFADKVVVPTRNVVAKPASMSFAEAACLPTAWLTAYRMLFTQGNLKPGDTVLVQGAGGGVATALITLARAGGLTVLATSRDEAKRARALEIGAHEVFESGARLPVKVDAVMETVGRATWSHSIRSLRPGGKIVISGTTSGPQLDDAELTRIFFLQLQVIGSTMGTRDELASLVRLLDATGTRPLVDRTIAMEDAREGFKAMAEGDLFGKIVFTR; encoded by the coding sequence ATGTTCGCCGTCTACGCCTCGTCCTTCGCGCCCCGTGACGCTGCCGACCCCCTGGCCGGCCTCGTGGTGGGGGAGCGACCCGACCCGGTCGCCCCCGAGGGGTGGACCACGGTGACGGTGAAGGCCGCCTCCCTCAACCACCACGACCTGTGGTCGTTGCAGGGCGTCGGCCTGCGCGAGGAGGCCCTCCCGATGATCCTCGGGTGCGACGCGGCCGGTCTCGACGAGGAGGGCAACGAGGTCGTCGTGCACGCCGTCGTCTCCAGCCCCGACTGGACCGGTGACGAGACCCTCGACCCGAGGCGTTCGCTGCTGTCGGAGCGCCACCAGGGCACCTTTGCCGACAAGGTGGTCGTCCCCACCCGCAACGTCGTGGCGAAGCCGGCGTCGATGAGCTTCGCCGAGGCCGCGTGCCTCCCGACGGCGTGGCTCACGGCGTACCGCATGCTCTTCACCCAGGGCAACCTGAAGCCCGGCGACACCGTGCTGGTCCAGGGGGCCGGCGGAGGCGTGGCCACCGCACTCATCACGCTCGCCCGTGCCGGGGGCCTCACCGTGCTCGCCACCTCGCGCGACGAGGCCAAGCGCGCCCGTGCCCTCGAGATCGGCGCCCACGAGGTCTTCGAGTCGGGCGCCCGGCTGCCGGTGAAGGTCGACGCGGTCATGGAGACCGTGGGTCGGGCCACCTGGTCGCACTCGATCCGCTCGCTGCGGCCCGGCGGCAAGATCGTCATCTCCGGCACCACCTCGGGCCCGCAGCTCGACGACGCCGAGCTCACCCGCATCTTCTTCCTGCAGCTGCAGGTCATCGGCTCCACCATGGGCACGCGCGACGAGCTGGCCTCGCTCGTGCGCCTGCTCGACGCCACCGGCACCCGTCCGCTGGTCGACCGCACCATCGCCATGGAGGACGCCCGCGAGGGGTTCAAGGCCATGGCCGAGGGTGACCTCTTCGGGAAGATCGTCTTCACGCGATGA
- a CDS encoding sensor histidine kinase: MRAHTDLDDADVDWLTRLMADWQIIADLSFADLVLWLRDGDDRGFWAGGQMRPTTGPTALVDDVVGTFVPAGRRRMLDKAWEQQRLIREGDPEWSDDVPVRVEVVPVRRGDRVIALIMRNTNLLGVRTPSRLELAYVQTASDLAQMISHGHFPPEGQRSEDADAPRVGDGFMRVDASGRVTYASPNALSVYRRLGHQGDLAGLVLGDLTRELVPARRRQDEETLSAVLGGRAPRAAEVTTDGASVIVRSIPLLPRGERIGALILLRDVTDLRRRERELMTKDATIREIHHRVKNNLQTVAALLRLQARRIDVPEAKWALEEAVRRVGSIAIVHETLSQAVAEHVEFDEIADRLARMVSDVSATGHRVEIRREGSFGDLSSEVATALAMVVTEVLQNAVEHGYPTDEDQVASADDAVEPATGLIVLSVRQVRDRLEVEVVDDGVGLPDGFDLVGSTNLGLSIVRTLVESELGGHITMGAAPDGRGTRVVIDVPLD; the protein is encoded by the coding sequence GTGCGAGCCCACACCGACCTCGACGACGCGGACGTGGACTGGCTGACGAGGCTGATGGCGGACTGGCAGATCATCGCCGACCTCTCCTTCGCCGACCTCGTGCTGTGGCTGCGTGACGGGGACGACCGCGGCTTCTGGGCCGGGGGCCAGATGCGCCCCACGACCGGCCCCACGGCGCTGGTCGACGACGTCGTGGGCACCTTCGTCCCGGCCGGGCGACGCCGGATGCTCGACAAGGCGTGGGAGCAGCAGCGGCTGATCCGCGAGGGCGACCCGGAGTGGAGCGACGACGTGCCGGTGCGCGTCGAGGTGGTCCCCGTGCGCCGGGGCGACCGCGTCATCGCGCTGATCATGCGCAACACCAACCTGCTGGGCGTGCGTACGCCGAGCCGCCTCGAGCTCGCCTACGTGCAGACCGCCTCCGACCTGGCGCAGATGATCTCGCACGGGCACTTCCCGCCCGAGGGGCAGCGCAGCGAGGACGCCGACGCACCGCGCGTGGGCGACGGCTTCATGCGCGTCGACGCCTCCGGGCGCGTGACGTACGCCAGCCCCAACGCCCTGTCCGTCTACCGCCGCCTGGGGCACCAGGGCGACCTGGCCGGCCTGGTGCTGGGCGACCTCACCCGCGAGCTGGTGCCGGCACGGCGGCGGCAGGACGAGGAGACGCTCAGTGCGGTGCTGGGCGGACGGGCACCGCGGGCCGCCGAGGTCACCACCGACGGGGCGTCGGTGATCGTCCGGTCGATCCCGCTGCTGCCGCGGGGTGAGCGGATCGGAGCCCTCATCCTGCTGCGCGACGTCACCGACCTGCGTCGCCGTGAGCGCGAGCTGATGACGAAGGACGCCACCATCCGGGAGATCCACCACCGGGTGAAGAACAACCTCCAGACCGTGGCCGCCCTGCTCCGGCTGCAGGCGCGGCGCATCGACGTCCCCGAGGCCAAGTGGGCGCTCGAGGAGGCCGTGCGGCGGGTCGGCTCGATCGCGATCGTCCACGAGACCTTGAGCCAGGCAGTGGCCGAGCACGTCGAGTTCGACGAGATCGCCGACCGGCTGGCCCGCATGGTCAGCGACGTCAGTGCGACCGGCCACCGGGTGGAGATCCGCCGCGAGGGGTCGTTCGGCGACCTCTCCTCCGAGGTCGCGACCGCGCTGGCGATGGTGGTCACCGAGGTGCTGCAGAACGCGGTCGAGCACGGCTACCCGACCGACGAGGACCAGGTGGCGTCTGCGGACGATGCCGTGGAGCCCGCCACGGGACTGATCGTCCTCAGCGTGCGTCAGGTGCGCGACCGGCTCGAGGTCGAGGTCGTCGACGACGGGGTCGGTCTTCCGGATGGGTTCGACCTGGTGGGTTCCACCAACCTCGGACTCTCGATCGTGCGCACCCTCGTCGAGTCGGAGCTCGGTGGGCACATCACGATGGGTGCGGCCCCTGACGGGCGAGGCACTCGCGTCGTGATCGACGTCCCGCTCGACTGA
- the sodN gene encoding superoxide dismutase, Ni yields the protein MFSRFIAPTVTVSAHCDLPCGVYDPAQARIEAESIKALIAKVADNDDADFRTRAILIKEERSELVKHHLWVLWTDYFKAPHFEKYPQLHTLFNEATKLAGAGGTKGTLDAAAADELLAKIDEIAEIFWETKKA from the coding sequence ATGTTCTCCCGCTTCATCGCCCCGACCGTCACCGTGTCCGCGCACTGCGACCTGCCGTGCGGCGTGTACGACCCCGCCCAGGCCCGCATCGAGGCCGAGTCGATCAAGGCCCTGATCGCCAAGGTCGCCGACAACGACGACGCTGACTTCCGCACCCGCGCCATCCTGATCAAGGAGGAGCGCTCGGAGCTCGTCAAGCACCACCTCTGGGTCCTGTGGACCGACTACTTCAAGGCTCCGCACTTCGAGAAGTACCCTCAGCTGCACACCCTCTTCAACGAGGCCACCAAGCTCGCCGGCGCCGGCGGCACCAAGGGCACCCTCGACGCCGCCGCGGCGGACGAGCTGCTCGCCAAGATCGACGAGATCGCCGAGATCTTCTGGGAGACCAAGAAGGCCTGA
- a CDS encoding DUF2785 domain-containing protein, protein MGVGYWRGVVRDGVHVPPDRTLGDLTAELTTMLGSPDPEIRDGLALQVLTVWIGRGVYDDLLVGLGDGMVAGLRVGIGETGTPTVFRRSWSARVIAHVLRRDNDEQLLPREDVLRWGDLLTSWLLREQDVRGWIPEQGTARAVAHGADAIGALAGSRHLDAMELTVLLDVVADRLVRPSPLDHGETDHLAAATVQVLARERVPFDVVERWVARVGAAADPESVPASSDPWLRTRNAQELLRSLHLQLLLGPHRPSTRADLLLAINDALRSSNGQHLPRMVTGK, encoded by the coding sequence ATGGGTGTTGGGTACTGGCGCGGGGTGGTGCGCGACGGCGTGCACGTGCCGCCCGACCGCACCCTGGGCGACCTCACCGCCGAGCTGACCACCATGCTCGGCTCCCCCGACCCGGAGATCAGGGACGGGCTCGCACTGCAGGTGCTGACCGTCTGGATCGGCCGCGGCGTCTACGACGATCTGCTCGTCGGGCTCGGCGACGGCATGGTGGCAGGGCTCCGGGTCGGCATCGGCGAGACCGGCACCCCGACCGTCTTCCGACGCAGCTGGTCGGCGCGCGTCATCGCGCACGTGCTGCGCCGCGACAACGACGAGCAGCTGCTCCCCCGCGAGGACGTCCTGCGCTGGGGCGACCTGCTGACCAGCTGGCTGCTGCGGGAGCAGGACGTACGCGGCTGGATCCCCGAGCAGGGCACGGCACGCGCCGTGGCGCACGGCGCCGACGCGATCGGAGCACTGGCCGGCTCGCGCCACCTCGACGCCATGGAGCTCACCGTGCTCCTCGACGTCGTCGCCGACCGCCTGGTGCGGCCCTCCCCGTTGGACCACGGCGAGACCGACCACCTCGCCGCTGCGACCGTGCAGGTGCTGGCCCGCGAACGGGTCCCCTTCGACGTGGTCGAGCGGTGGGTCGCGCGGGTGGGTGCCGCGGCCGACCCCGAGAGCGTCCCCGCCTCCTCCGACCCGTGGCTGCGCACCCGCAACGCCCAGGAGCTGCTGCGCTCGCTCCACCTCCAGCTGCTGCTCGGACCGCACCGGCCCAGCACTCGGGCCGACCTGCTCCTGGCCATCAACGACGCCCTGCGCTCCAGCAACGGACAGCACCTCCCCAGAATGGTGACCGGCAAGTAA
- a CDS encoding MOSC domain-containing protein, with protein sequence MSSPRVVAVCRDGEHRFSKTPVEAIALVAGRGVEGDAHAGEHVQHRSRVRRDPLQPNLRQVHLIHAELFDEARAAGHELSPGDLGENVTTGGLDLLALPVGTLLDLGGPVVRLTGLRNPCAQINTFRPGLLKVVLARPTAPRSASLPPRPPTPGSPRRPRWSARPA encoded by the coding sequence ATGTCATCGCCCAGGGTCGTCGCTGTCTGCCGCGACGGCGAGCACCGGTTCAGCAAGACACCCGTGGAGGCGATCGCGCTCGTGGCCGGGCGCGGCGTCGAGGGCGACGCGCACGCGGGTGAGCACGTGCAGCACCGCTCGCGCGTGCGTCGTGACCCGCTCCAACCCAACCTGCGCCAGGTGCACCTGATCCACGCCGAGCTCTTTGACGAGGCGCGTGCCGCCGGTCACGAGCTGTCGCCGGGCGACCTGGGGGAGAACGTCACGACCGGCGGCCTCGACCTGCTCGCGCTGCCCGTCGGGACCCTGCTCGACCTCGGCGGCCCGGTGGTCCGGCTGACCGGGCTGCGCAACCCGTGTGCCCAGATCAACACCTTCCGGCCCGGCCTGCTGAAGGTCGTGCTGGCCCGCCCGACGGCACCCCGGTCGGCGAGCCTGCCCCCTCGACCGCCGACCCCCGGATCG
- a CDS encoding SDR family oxidoreductase: MTSSGRSSSRDDSHPRPDGRGAGIGAALAQQLSDRGDQLVLLVRTPGRAAEVSEALGARHRVEVVDLADAAGVLEAGRRLAAELGRVDSLVHCAGVVDLARVADLDPQTWQHQLDVNLTAPAMLTAGLLPALRDGGSTVVFVNSTSGLAASPSWAAYAASKHGLRALAESLRAEESSYGLRVTTVFPSRTATGMQARVRAQEGKEYRDDEWMSAASVASSIVHVLDLPADTTLTDLTLRTSPSPS; the protein is encoded by the coding sequence GTGACCTCTTCGGGAAGATCGTCTTCACGCGATGACTCGCACCCACGTCCTGACGGGCGCGGGGCGGGCATCGGAGCCGCACTCGCGCAGCAGCTCAGCGACCGTGGGGACCAGCTCGTGCTGCTCGTCCGTACGCCCGGACGCGCGGCCGAGGTCAGCGAGGCGTTGGGTGCCCGGCACCGCGTCGAGGTGGTCGACCTGGCCGACGCGGCCGGCGTCCTGGAGGCCGGGCGTCGCCTGGCCGCCGAGCTCGGCCGGGTGGACTCGCTGGTGCACTGTGCCGGCGTGGTCGACCTCGCCCGCGTCGCTGACCTCGACCCGCAGACGTGGCAGCACCAGCTCGACGTCAACCTGACGGCCCCTGCGATGCTCACGGCCGGCCTGCTGCCGGCGCTGCGCGACGGCGGGTCGACGGTCGTCTTCGTCAACTCCACCTCCGGCCTGGCCGCCAGCCCGAGCTGGGCGGCGTACGCAGCCTCGAAGCACGGCCTGCGCGCGCTCGCGGAGTCGTTGCGCGCGGAGGAGTCGTCGTACGGTCTTCGGGTCACCACCGTCTTTCCCTCCCGCACGGCGACCGGCATGCAGGCGCGGGTCCGTGCCCAGGAGGGCAAGGAGTACCGAGACGACGAGTGGATGAGCGCGGCCTCGGTCGCCTCGTCCATCGTCCACGTGCTCGACCTGCCGGCCGACACCACCTTGACCGACCTCACCCTCAGGACGTCACCGTCGCCGTCCTGA